The Anas acuta chromosome 1, bAnaAcu1.1, whole genome shotgun sequence genome segment AGGGACCACAGTGGGGACATATGAGGGGCCAGCACAAGGCAGCTGGGATGTGAGGAGACACCATGGGGACACGTGAGGGGACAGTGCAAGGCTGTGGGGATGTGAGGGAGTCTGTCAGGGGACAGTGCAAGGCCATGGGGCCATTAGGGGACATTGTGTAGATGGCATGAGGCAGATGGGATGTGTGGGGACACCATGGCGATGTGTGAGGGGACAACACAATGCTGTGGGGACATGAGGGGACACAATGCGGATATGTGAGGGGACAGTACAAGTCTGTGGCGACATGAGAGAACACAGTGTGCACTTGACAAGAGGGCGCAAGGGCATCACAACGGGAGGCAAGCACCCGCCGGGGCGGGTCATCCCCAAGCCCCTCCCGGCTCCTCCGCGCCCGGCGCCATGTTGCTGTCCCCGCGCGGCTGCCGTCGCGTTGCCATGGCGGCGGCCCGGCCGCCTCAGCGCTGAGGTGCGCGGGAAGGGCGCGGGGAAGGGGCCGGCCCTCATCCGGCCGCCATGGAGGACGAGCTGTACCTGGAGAACATCGACGAGTTCGTCACCGACCAGAACCGCGTGGTGAGTCCCGATACCtgcggctgggctgggggggaacCCTCCGTGCCCTGGTTCAGCTCCCCCCAGACGAATATCGGCCGGTGGAGGGGGTGGTGGCGGAGTTTTTCCACAGGTCGCCGCTCCACAGGTTGCCATGAGTGCTGATTTCCACTCACAAGGGgccaaaaatgctttttttatcAGTTATTTTCACTCTCCCGTAACAGTTTGGTGTCTCTGAAGGGAATCAGTGATGGCATTATTCCCATCACGggaaaagcagctctccccagcctccttaTCCTccataacctgttttttttctccacaaacaACCCCAAATCGCTGTTGTGACAGCAAAATTTtacctcaaaaaaataaaactagtgAGTGTCTGGAACCAGGAAGGGATTGAGGCGGCCCTGCCCACCCTTTCAGCTACTGCCGGGTCAGcctaaaaacaaataaattaccATGTATCACCTGTAGCATCTTGAAGCCTTGTTACTTGTAGGAAGGTTCAGAAACACAGTACCCGTGtctggttttatttcaaaataaaaacttagcCTGGAAACCCATCCGGTAAAGTTGCCACATCCTTGTGGCTGTCAAGGATTTGTCTTAACACGAGCTGCCTCTGtcattataatttatttccataaaatcCTAGACTAACAACAACTCAATTAACTGTTGTGCTTGAGGCAGGAGAGGCCCTAGTCTGAGGTTTGATGTAAAAAAGAaggcagagagggaggagaaggaggtaTAAAGATGTGCCCTGTTCAAATAGAGCGGCAAGTCAtggagctgctggctcctggaggGCTGTGGTGCAGCCAGAGATCCCTGGTCCCTTGTGACGGGGAAATTTGGGAAGTCCTCGGTGGTTTGGGGTGAGCAGCGAGTGCTTCTCACAGCCAGGTGTTGTGCTGTTCCAGTTCCTTCTCTGTTGTGAAGCTGAGCACTGAATGGCTTTGTCTGTGCAGTGGCATTTCAAAAAGGTATTCATAGAAACACACCTATTAAAATATAGTCGTAAAAATGCTCCTTTTAGGGTCAGGAGATCGTTCAGGTCTTGGGGGTTTAAATCTATTCAGTGTAGCCCAGAAGGAGGGCGGGTGTCCACATGCTCTCACTTCTAACAGGTTTTTGTGGTGGGTTTTCTGGAGAAGGGGGTCTTAAAGGGTTTGACTTACCCTCGGGAGGATGTGTGAGGTTTAACAGTCAAAAGAGTGAGGttttcttaaagttttttttcttcttttttttttcttttccaggtgaCATACAAATGGCTGAGCTATACTTTAAAAGTTCACGTCAACCAGGCTAAACAGTAGGTATTGGTATATCCTGcaagcatttgcttttgtgtCAGAACCTTGCCATTACTGTTTCCCTGCCTGTGGTTAACATATGAAAATGATCTCTCTGGATGATGGGGAATCAGCTGTACCGTCAGAATATCGTTTGCTTCTCCAAATTTTGCTTAAATGTGTAACTTTGGGTATATTTAGGGGAATAAAAATTACTGcaaccttttaaaatattccataaAACAAAGTATGAGCTCTCAAGGATTCTGGGGTTGTTTTTACACAGCCAGGTAGGGCTAAGCAGAGTTAAGGATCTGAAAGTCGTATGAGCACATCAGGTCCCATAATATAAatcctttttctccttgttccCACCCAGAGCTGGGACCTAAAGGAACATTCGTGGTGTAGCTTCAGCTGTTTTGTCCCAACTGCTTGAACATCAGCTTGGGCATCTAATGTGCTGAAAGATGGGTCTCTTTCCTCGGTGTGTGTTGAACAATTTAGGTGACGGGTGCAGACCTGGGTGGAGAGCTTTGCTGGAAACAAAGCAGCTTGGGACGGGGCAGGACAGCTCCTGTGTCGTGGGATGGAAGGACATGGGCTCTGTGGGAAGGACGGGCAGGGGAAACGAGGAGAGGACGTCCCCTGGATGTCAGTGAGCCTCATAATCCCAAGCCCTGAGCCTCTTTGGGAGGCTTCAACCAGGAAGGTTTGATCTTCAATCCAGGAGCTTCCAGGAATGCACTGCTGGCAGCTTCCTTCTCCAAGGGATAGAGGAGCCGATGCAACCAGGGCTGCAGTGACCACGACATTGAGCCATTTAGGATCCTGAGGGCAGCAAGGAAGGAGCACAGCAAGCTCTCTACCCTGGGCTTTGGGAGAGAAGACTTTGGCTTCCtcagggatctgcttggtaAAGTACCACAAGACAAAGCCCTGGAGGACAGAGGGATCAAGAAACCTGcttaatattcaaggatcacctcctccaagctcagcTTTGatgcatcccaacaaagagAGAGTCAGGCAGAAATGccaggaggcctgcatggatgagcaaAGAGCTCCAGGCCAAGCTCAGACAGGAACAGGAGGCCCACGGAAGGTGGAAGTGAGAACAGAGAGACTGGGAAGAATACAGAAACGTTGTCCCAGTGGTCAGGGATCAGGTTCAGAGGAGTCCAGAGGTGTCAGCAAAGATgctcaggggctggagcagctctcctgcagaaacaggctgagggaattggggtttAGATTAGacacaaggaagaaattcttgcCTCAGAGGCactggtgaggcactggaagctTGATTCTCAGCTCAATCTCCTCAGCACTGGTCACGCTCTTTCCTCTTGATGCTGATCATCGTGTCCATGGTTATGTTTGGGATTGGATGTGTGCTCCTGGCAATGTCCTCAAGCACCAAAATTCCCAGCTCCTTTGTCGGGTGGTTCATAATGCTGCGTTGTAAAAGCATTTCTCAAAGGGAAACTTTGGAATAGGGATTTGAGACGATCTGCAAGCATCTATTAAAGTTTTGAGAGCTCAAATTCATTTCACCTTTGGTTAATGTTGCTGTTGGACCGTGGGATTCTTCAGGGTGGCAGGGGAGGAAGGCATCCCAATAAGGTTAATTTAATCCTGGTTAAAATAACTGCGTTTATGTAAAATGTTTCCATGTCAGATTAGCTCTGCTCTTTTTACATAAGCTTCACAGACAGGGTGGTGATGAGCTCTTTCTTTTCAAGGTGATTAACACTGGTTTGTTTTGTGCAGGATGCTGTATGATTACGTAGAGAGGAAACGAAAAGAGAACTCGGGAGCTCAGCTTCACGTCACCTACTTAGTAGCAGGAAACATCATCCAGAATGGACACGTTGTGAGTGTTTTGTTTCTCGAAAGTGTCTAAGAGCTGCTTGTTCTTGCCTTGTTTTCTCACCTTTTGTAACCTTTGGGTCTGAAGCTGAACTTAAGAATTTATCAATTTAAGGATTGAATTTATCAATTTAATTTATCAAATTAAGACTCTATCAATCTTAAGAATCCTATCTCTCTACCCTGTTGTTATGACTGGACAACAGATTTTAGAAAATAGTCCGGAGAGGCCCTTGTGAGATCAGCTAATCCATTTTCCAGGATCTGCTGTGGAGTAGAAGTGTGCTAAGTCATGTTTGGAGAGAGCTTGGAATTCAGTTAAAGTTGTCTTTGTTAAATAAGGTAACTATTTATCATGGTGTACAAGAGAAAAAACGTTTTGTACTCAAAAATAATTCGGCCTGCTAAGCAgagcaaataaatacattaactcCTTGTAGTCAATGTATTTATTGTTTCTTGTTCCTGCTTgtcagattttcaaaaatgtcattCATAATTTCAGGTAGGTACCTgaggagggttttttttaaagaaaatgagtgaATTGGTTGCCTGCTCCCCTTTGCTCTCATAAGAGTTTATTAAACTGAACACTAAGTGCCTTTAATATTCAACCAGGTGTCTATTCATACCTTTAGATACccaaacatcttttaaaatgcaatccATGGTCTTCGTTTAGGATTAGTCCACCTCAGGGTGCCCTGGCTTTTGTCAGCAGACTGGGGAGAGAAACAGCCAccatccttttcattttttctaagtAACTGACGCACAGGCATAGGATACTCTCTTTACATCTTCAAATTTGCCTGAAAATGAAGGTAATTATCCATTGTGTGAGCTCCATacaatgaaatttatttatttttttaaagctgtaccAATGGTGTCCAACCTACAGCTTgagtttaatgtatttttcccctGGTTTCTTTTGGAAACAACGAGGTAGAGGCTCTTGGCTCACTAGAGTAGGTGAGAAGTTCATAAACACGCAGTTTTAAACTCCTTAGGGCAAACTTAATAATAGCAATAAGTGAATTCTGATGTAGGATATGCAGGatacaggatttttatttttatttatttttattttattttattttatttttatttttattttttgtactcAGTCTTAGCAgtacttttaaaacaagaaaaacttaCTAAGGTAAATGCATAAAggtcactttttcttcctcctcacctcatttttaaatattttgattttgaacCCTACACAGTCCCAGTGACTTCTACTGCAACAGCAGTAGTTGTAGGGGCAGAGATGGAGCAATGCAAATTCAGTGCTCCTGAGACTGGGTGCCTGAGGGCTACCTGGAGCTGGAAAATCTGGCAAATGCTTCCAGAAGGTGTGCAGGCATTGGAGTAGCTGATGGGTAACATCTGGCACAAGTCAATTATGGGGAAGAAACCGATGAGAGTGCTTCAGATCCAACCCTGTGCCTGCTGGGCAccctgcatttctttctgctgtcagTAGGGGTAGCCACAAGGCTGTGGATTCAACTCCAAAAGCTCTCTGTTGGGAGACAGGACTAGAAATCTGTCAGAAAGAATTCTCCTCGGGGCTTAAGCACTGCTGTGTGCTTGTCACTTTATACAGCCTCAGTGGGGGACCAAGACTGCTgatctttctttattttttcaggttgcCTGCAGTTTCTTGTCTCTTGTTCTTCTGCTGGATAGCCTGGTATCAGTTAAACACACAATTGATGGATGGATTTTGTTGATCCTGTCTGTTTTGGATGCTCTCTGTACTCACTGCAGCCTGTTGAACGTCAGAGAGCAGATCCAGTCCTCGAAGACTGGAAAAAGTACAGGCTGTAGAGCACATTTCTGGAAACATTCGTTTCTGGCTGTTAAATTAGTTGCTTATCTTTTTCATTGCATCTTGCTTCTCTTTTGCCCTGTCTGTGCTAGATAATGCTATGTTAAATTTCATAGCCAGTCTTAAGATATGTGGCTACTGCATCAGCTTTCCAGCAGTTGGTCTCCAGCTGcgttcttttgcttttctcagctgtgctgcacgattgttttgttctccttttgtCCATATCTCATCTCCTGGTGTCAGGAACGGAGGACTGAGCGTTTCTTCTTATCTGTGAAGCAGTGCAGTAGGAAAGCAGGAAGATACAGCTGGGAAAACGAACTGCTGAGGGTGGTTTAAAGGCGCTGGCAGAGTTCTGTGAAGCTGCACCTACAGTCTGCAAGCTTTTTCATTCAATAGATAACTGAAAATATtagtgaaatatatatattagaaaatatataatctGAAAATAACAGATCTTTTCAAGATTTAAGAttaagattaataaaatttattttttttacagtgccACAAGGTTGCAGTAGTGAGAGAGGATAAGCTGGAAGGTAAGCAGATCGtgaaaattatgcttttttttctttgaaagaacaGCAAAGTGAGTAAAGCTCAGAACTTGCCATCTGCACATAAATGCTTAGTCAAGCTGTCGGCTTCAGGTGTGTACTTTTTGTACTAGCTTTTTCTCAGAATTTTGAGCGTCTGAGCCAACAGCTGGGTAACTTTACAGGCTTGTGATTTGGGTCTGATTTCTGGGTTGCACATTTGAGTCGACAGGGATTCTTTTCCAACTCCCTGCCACTTGACAGACGGCTCCTCCTTAAAGGCAGCAGTAAATGAGCAGGGCACAGCAATGTCTCACGGCATTTTAGACCAACTGGGAGCCTTCAGGCTTCCAACGACACTGAAAGAGATGATTCTTGTTATTGATTAAATGCAAGATCTCGATATTAATTTAATATCCTGTGAGAATGTTGCCACTTTTGTCTGAGGTATTTGTTTTCACgggaaaaaatgttcaaaaaaaatcaaaccaacaagaaaacagcaaaactcaCTTCTGTAACGCTGCTTTCCAAACTGCTCCCCTTGTATTTGCCAGTTGTTTTACTGTCTGTTTCCACGTCTGGTCCTGCTAATGAGATCCAACCTGTAGCAACTGAAACACGTCTGCAGGCTCCTCATCACTTTCAAGTAACATCTTTGGCGTTTCAGAACGTACCGTGGCGTTTGTGACCTTTACCATCGATATTAATGAACTAACTTTGAAAGACTCgtgatattttcctttttgaaagcTAACCTGAAGTGGATTTCTAGCTGAGTCGTCTTCATCAGGGCAGCAGATTGTCAAGCAGTGCAACTACTGCCTGTCATGCTCGTTGAATTATGCGCGCTGCGTAAAGTTCTGCTTTGCCATGGAGGAAAGGGTTGTTCGTGTTTTTTGTGCTAGAAGACAGGCCAGGGGTATGACTGAGATTTGGAAGAGGCTGAGGACTGTGATGGGAGCAGGGCTGCGTAGTCTAGGAATGGCCCCAAGAAATGATTGCCGTGTGTTTTTGCAGTGCCTGGAAGTTCTGCCTCAACCCAGGGCTGTGTGGAAAGAGCGATACGAGCAGTGAACAAAGAGTTCCTAAAGAACAGCTCTTGCCTCAAGGGGATTGCAGCCTAAACAGCATAGAGGAGATAAAACATTGATTTCAGCAGcttatgaaagaaaacactgcaacACTAGCTGTAACAGCAGGTGCTGCTTCAGTGGCATGGGGAGCAGTTGCAGCAGGGTTGAGGTATCACCATCGATTTTCTTCCTCAGCCTTAGGTAGTCGTATAGGATGTTCTGAATCCCAGACACTGGATGTTTTGAAGGTAAACACTCAGAGATTGATCTTAATTCAGTTGTGTACAAACCAGGTGTGTACAGTGGAAAACACATTTATGATGCTCATGGAGTCTGTGACCTTGAATTCTCAGTGATCATTAGAAGAAGGTACAATTATGTCTTAATTTGCAGGTCCTTGCTGTCACGGGGACGGACTGTCAGTGTTCATCAGAGGCAGAGCCTAATACTGAAAGTTGCCCCCTGATTCTCTAAAAGCTGTGCTAACAggacttttcttctttttcccctcgCAGCAATGAAGTCTAAACTGGCCACGATTGCAAGCGTGCACGTTTACAGCATCCAGAAAGCCTTGCTCAAAGACAGCGGGCCGCTCTACAACACCGACTACGACATTGTCAAAACAAACCTGCACGACTGCAGCAAGTGAGTTATGGCTCGGTTTTGCTTCTTACGCTCCGTGGTTGGAGATTGAGATGTTGTTACGCAGGGCGCTTCAGCAGGAGTCAGCGGTTACCAGACATGCCTGAATTTTTAGAAAGCTAGAAGAAGTCATGCCAGACCCGTCCCTAGACAATAAATTGTATCATTGTTTTATAAACTGAGCTATCTCCAGCTTACGGTCGGTTCGCTTGCTCTCTTACTCCAGCAGTGTTCCAGTACTTTTCTTGTCTGATGgctagaaacatttttcttatctCCAGGCCACGCTGAATCATGATCGTTTTTATCCAGTTCCCTGTCACGCAGCAAGAGTAAATCGAAACAGACGTACAAAGACACGAGCGATGCGTTCAGAAAAGCACTAACCTGAGCTTGCCTTCTGTTCTGTGAGACTGTGTCTTCATCCACTGGTCTCTTCCACCTCTAAAAGATGACTTTCAGAAACCCGCTCTCCATATTTAAGATAAGAGACTGGAGTGTAAACAGACCAAGCAGCACAAGGGTCGAAATAGAGAAAGGTTGTCTTAGAATTCAGAGGGACTTCGGTCTCCAGAGAGCATTGATTTGCCTTCTGAGTggtgcctggctgctggggcttTTCATTTATGTGTGTTTCCACCCTGACGGCTTCGTCTTGATGCAATCAGTAATTACGGTGCCGTGACCAATCTGCTTTAGAAGCGGGATGCCTGAATGCTGTGTCACGGGAAGAGTATAGAATAGAGGAGTAGAAACGTAGCTGCCTTACAAGAGGGTGGTTGGGAAAATAATGTTCTCGAAGCTGTATTTCAAATACGAATGTCAATACTGCAGTAAGAGCTAGAAAACCCAGCTCCAGGGAAGATGTGTGCTATGTCTTTGGCCGTAGTTTCCTTGCTGTTTGTGCTAAGGCACCCCTGCGTGGTGATACTCGTGCCTCAGAGGAGCCTGCCTTTCAGCTTTGTACATCCAGAAGGTTTAGACAATTCTGAAATCGCTTTCTGAAGCCTACCTTTAATTCTCTGGCTGGATTTGGAGCGGTGTTTCCCAAGCAAACTGAGAAAAAGGCAGCTTCTTCATTTGTGGCCTGGCTGAACTACATCCAAACCGACCACGTTCCCTCTCCCTGGGACTTGTCAGCGACGTGAATCGCCTCTTACAGCCGGGACAAGATCCCCGCAGTACCTGCGCAAGACAGAGGTCTGCCTATGTGCATGTTTACAGCAAACAGAACCTCCTGGCTTCTTCTGTTTCCCTCTCAGTCCATATATCTCCGAAGCTCTGGGGCAAggatttttattctcttctgcGTCTGTATGGGACCTCTTATGCTGCGAAGACGGAGGAGGTGGCGAGCTGTACTGGGATAAACAACGGGCTTTGATGCATGTCACTAACGTCAGCTTTCCAAGCGGAAGCAGCTCCTTGCTTGCAGAGCCCAGTCCAAacattgcttgtttttccagCGATTATTTAGTGAATTTTGGATCGAGCCCACAGGTTGTAGCCGCGCAGCAGCAGTAGGGCAAGGTAAATTCCCAGAGGCCTGGGATGTGGAAGGTTTGTGTGTGCTAACGGCACCATCATTACAGACACTGACAAGAAAGCATTAATTGTAATTTGGGGAGTTGGTGGTGTTGCTCACGAGTGTCTGTGGAGCAGGAGCAAGGGATTTAGCATGCTGTGTTGACCGTATTGAGAACAGGCtgcaagcagaaaggaaagcaggaatATTCCCCTTCAATGCCTCCTCTCCTTCCATTAAAGGTTTGGATGTTGAGGGattgctgctgcagaggtgtTGTTTGCTGATCCATTTCGGTTTCTGACCCGCGCACAAGCAGGCTGCATGTGAGCTGCTAATGCCGAGGCACGGCGATTAATTGGcagaaaactgatttatttcttaCGCAAATAAAAATTACGCTATGCAATTCACTGGCTTGGAAGGCGTGAGTCTGTGCTCTTTTGTGGCATTTCTGTAGGAAATCTGGAAAGCCTTGCCTGTGATTTGCACAGTGGGGAGCAGAATTCGGTTATTTTTAGGTACAGCTATTCCTGACTCTCAGCGAATTGTCTTGTAACTGTGAGCACATCGTTTCATTCTTGTATCTCAGTATTCCCCAACAATCACGTTTCAGACTGCTGCAAGCTGAGATGTCTCTGCCTACCAGTGACTCCATGAAAATGCCTTTATATAGTTAAGTCACTGAATGTCGTGGATGTCTTCTGAGCCCTGTGAGTAGTTTACTCGCAGTTGTAATTTACTTACCTGGCTGGTGAGGTTGCAGCTGCTTGCTGCAACAAGAGTGGACCCTGTCAAAGCATCTGAAAGTTGTAAACGTTTTAGATCATCAGACAGCAACACTATTCATGCTGTAAGCTTTGGAGAGTGTAACCAGtttaggaataaaatgcagTTCTCTCCATCCCCACCCTGGGTGTGGAGATGGGCTCCCCCCCTCCACGAAATCCCAACAgcttgttttgcatttgaatgCTCTGGCTCTTGCTGACAGGTTCAGCTGATCTTTTCAGTCGAGGTCTCCATCGCTTTCCCTCAGTGCCAGCCTTTCTTTCTCGTCCCCATGCACAAAttaaattgctctttttttttttttcttccccataaCAGGAGAAGGCAGAACCAGCGAAGTACGGCGCTGCTGGGGAGGAAGCCGAGGTGAAAACTAAGAAGTTAAAAGGCTAATTAAATTTCTCACTCCGTCGCACAGGTTTAGTGCCATTCACTGCGCCGCCGCCGTCCCCAGGACGCCCGCCGAGGTTTCTCAAGCACAGACGTCGGCGCAGGCGGGTGCCCAGCCACCGAGTGACACGGGTGCTGCCAGCGCGCCCACGGTCAACGGCCACGGTCCCTCAGCCACCAAGCAGACCTCGCAGCAACCCAAGGGCATCATGGGGCTGTTCGCAGCCAAAGCCGCTTCCAAACCCCAGGACACGAGTAAAGAAACGAAAGCAGAGGCTAAGGAGGCCCCAGGTGTAAGTTACCTCAGACCCTTCGGGTTAACAGCCTCTGGCTTTGTGCTTATTCAACCTCACTAACCTTAACCAGCCGCGGCGTGGCTTCATCCACCGCCTCTAGTGCTAAATTTGCTGTCCCCTGGGAGCGCTCAGGCAGCGCTCTTGTAAGCATTTAACCGTGTAGTGCAGTCGTGCCTCCTGTCATCAGAGGGGAGAGCGTTGTGCCACGCTCTTGACCCCGCCGCAGAAGTGTAGCTGCCGTGCCTTTGACACTTTGACGTTCCTCCTTGAGCCAGATCTCCAGCTAGTATAAACCAGCATAGCTGCATTATTGAGACAATTGTTCCATTGTCTTCAGTTATGCCAATATATACAGCAGTGGAGGATCTCGCGCTCTCTATTGTGCTTAAAAGGATTTGTTTTGAGCAATAAGTGAAATGTGAGAAGCCCAGGTCTTAAAAGTATCAAGGTGTTTAAACTTGGTCTGCGAGGGAGGTTTCAGAGCCTGACCTGTGCGAGACTAAAATGTTTatcttcccagctgctgttttttccagcacagggctgtgttttaattttaatcagtACGAGTGTTTTTAAAGCAGATCGGCCAGTAAATGGGTATTAAAGTGGTAATGTTCTCTGTATACGgtgtagcctttttttttatataacaaTTGAGTACATTTTGGTTcgtttttctgatttttatagTGAATTGAGAACTGACGAAACGTGCTTGTCTGAATGCTTTGGAAAGTTTAGTGTCTGGTTGCCttttttgcatgaaaataaatgggattAAGAGGCCAAGCTTTCaggctttcttttttgtgtgtgatttttcattttggtggTGGCTCTAGTAATGGAATCGAgcagtgattttttctttttttttgcaaactgcTCAGCAGAACAGCGTATGTGCCAGAGTAGCTGGATAAAGTCTTCATGGTTTGGCCAACCTGTGTTCTTTCCCCTGTCGGTTACTGTGAATTGAGGCACTgatattttgtaaaaagaaCAGTTCTTTACTGGGAACTGACCCAAATCCCAACCACTTATTTCAGTAACGCTGTCAGCCATCACATGGGAATGTGACCTAGGTTAGATTTGAAGGCCTAGCTTAAGGGGTGGTAACTAACTTGCTCTCAGACTTTCAATCCACGTATTATCTAGCATTTTCAAGTTCTCCTAAACAGATGTTGAAATCCAAGACACCGACTAGTCAGCTAATTATacgtatttattttgtttgtccAGAAGCAGTGCTGTGCGTTTCGAGGGCTCTGTTTCATGAATAATTCCTGTGGTTACACCTCTGTTTGCTTCCAGGTGTCTGCAGTAAGCAGCAAACCACCGGCAAAGGGCAACATAATGAACAACTTCTTTGGAAAAGCTGCCATGAGTAAGTGCTTTATAACCTGCATCAGTTTTCAGAAACCATTGTGGTCAGGGACCAGTCctctgtagtttaaaaaaaaaaaaaaaaaagtcctgaggGACAtagaaaatcaatttttttccactaagtaacaattaaaaataatcagtgaTATCAGGTGTCTTGCTATACAGCTGTGATGGGGAGGCATGAACAGAGATCAGGGAGTAGAACTTTCCTCTTCATTCCCCCCGAACTTCAAGACATGAGGCTTGCTGGATTTCCTTTATATCCCTTCTTTTCTTAAGATCATTCATTTGAACTCAGAAGGGttaattttttgatttttgtttttgtatgcaGCTCTTAAGGCAAGAATTAGAGAAAAGTAGAAAAGTTGTAAGTGGAATTTTTCAGACAACAAGCTTGCTGGGTGGAGATCAATTAAAATGACGTGTTTGTGCAGACTAACCCGGGAAGGATTTTTAGTGCAGAAGAAATCTGATTTAAAGTGAGTACTTTTGGCTGGAAGATTAGCTATTGGTAAAGCGTGTGCCAAAACCTGTTACGCAGAGCACGTTAATGGTGCTTGTTTTTCATCACAAACCACTGAGGAGTTGTCTAtagttaggtttagggttaatTACTGCAAATTGGAGAGCTAATGATCAGCGTAGAAAAGTGAGGGGTGGGCTTCCCCTCTGAGGAGGGGTTGGAATAGATGGCCTCTGGATGCCACTTCCAGCTGAAATTGTCCAAGTCTAAGGAAAAGATGCAGAATCTTTTGAATACACATCAGAAATTATTCAAAGATGCTCTTACAAAGAACACTAGAGAATTCAAAGAGTTACTGGGTGAGAGCAAACAGCAAAATTCACTCTCTATGAACCAACTGTTCAAGTCTGCGGGATACA includes the following:
- the POLD3 gene encoding DNA polymerase delta subunit 3 isoform X1 encodes the protein MEDELYLENIDEFVTDQNRVVTYKWLSYTLKVHVNQAKQMLYDYVERKRKENSGAQLHVTYLVAGNIIQNGHVCHKVAVVREDKLEAMKSKLATIASVHVYSIQKALLKDSGPLYNTDYDIVKTNLHDCSKFSAIHCAAAVPRTPAEVSQAQTSAQAGAQPPSDTGAASAPTVNGHGPSATKQTSQQPKGIMGLFAAKAASKPQDTSKETKAEAKEAPGVSAVSSKPPAKGNIMNNFFGKAAMNKLKVNSVPEQPKEEKEVVKTSVPVAQPESSPNAVVEKPGRKTEPAKTQQKDKKSKLKRLDKSDNEEEREPENQKKKRKRIKQLESDSSDEEVNVPLSPTPEEERAPSPPPPAPALKTELEPASSEVSAGGKRRKRKRVLKSKMFVDEEEGCMVTEKVYESESCTDSEDDFAKTKPPAAPKQPAPPVKKEPKEEKKNPKKGAATAGRANKQVSIMGFFQKK